Proteins from a single region of Paenibacillus sp. BIHB 4019:
- a CDS encoding ABC transporter substrate-binding protein gives MVLILALLVSACSSGNGGSNSAASEEPAATATPEASVEATQEPAGNADGSPLEQALAGNYKGTKVTMFGPFVDVDQAKFEESIKAFEEQTGIDIQYEGSKEFEATVAIRIDGGNAPDISDFPQPGLLANFVKSGKVVDVSQFLDADKLKGNYNQSWLDMATMQGPDGPVMAGVWNRSSVKSLVWYPKKEFDDAGYTVPKTWDELLALTEQIAADGDPAWAIGIESGAATGWPATDWIEDIMLRTTTAENYDKWVKGELPFTDPAVKNAFEKLSQIWLNDDYVYGGRKSIVTTSFGDSVTPMFDHPPKAWLHRQASFITSFFPEGLKSGEDYDWFYLPPIDEAYGNPVLVAGDLYAMHNDRPEVRAVMEFFTTGESIKTWVQSGGVVAPMNDASLDWYPTDVERRMGELVKNASTLRFDGSDLMPGSVGAGTFWKGMTDYISGTVDLDGALKEIQSGFNN, from the coding sequence ATGGTATTAATTTTGGCGCTGCTTGTTTCTGCTTGCAGCAGTGGAAATGGCGGGAGCAATAGCGCTGCAAGCGAGGAGCCAGCAGCGACAGCTACGCCTGAGGCTAGTGTGGAAGCTACGCAGGAACCGGCAGGAAACGCAGATGGTTCGCCGCTGGAGCAGGCGCTTGCCGGCAACTACAAAGGTACCAAAGTTACGATGTTTGGCCCATTCGTAGATGTGGACCAGGCGAAATTCGAGGAGAGCATTAAGGCGTTTGAGGAGCAAACGGGTATCGATATTCAATATGAAGGCTCCAAGGAGTTTGAAGCAACGGTTGCTATTCGGATCGATGGCGGCAATGCCCCGGATATTTCCGATTTCCCGCAGCCGGGACTGCTGGCGAATTTCGTGAAATCGGGCAAGGTTGTCGATGTGTCGCAATTTTTGGACGCGGATAAGCTGAAGGGCAACTACAATCAGAGCTGGCTGGATATGGCGACGATGCAAGGGCCAGATGGCCCGGTAATGGCAGGGGTATGGAACCGCAGCAGCGTGAAAAGCCTCGTGTGGTATCCGAAGAAAGAGTTTGATGATGCGGGCTATACTGTGCCGAAAACATGGGATGAGCTGCTGGCTCTAACCGAGCAAATCGCGGCAGACGGCGATCCGGCATGGGCCATTGGCATCGAGAGCGGAGCAGCAACCGGCTGGCCTGCGACTGACTGGATCGAAGATATTATGCTGCGCACCACAACAGCTGAAAATTATGACAAATGGGTCAAAGGCGAACTGCCATTTACAGATCCTGCTGTGAAAAATGCTTTCGAGAAGCTGTCGCAAATTTGGCTGAACGACGATTACGTATACGGCGGACGCAAGTCGATTGTAACGACCTCATTCGGCGATTCGGTGACGCCAATGTTCGATCATCCGCCTAAAGCCTGGCTGCATCGCCAAGCGAGCTTTATTACAAGCTTCTTTCCTGAAGGCTTGAAATCCGGCGAGGATTATGACTGGTTCTATTTGCCGCCGATTGATGAGGCCTATGGCAATCCTGTACTTGTTGCCGGCGATTTGTATGCGATGCATAACGACCGTCCAGAAGTGCGCGCGGTTATGGAGTTCTTCACGACAGGCGAATCGATTAAGACTTGGGTTCAGTCCGGCGGAGTGGTCGCGCCAATGAATGATGCAAGCCTCGATTGGTATCCGACGGATGTGGAGCGCAGAATGGGCGAGCTGGTGAAAAATGCTTCGACGCTTCGCTTCGATGGCTCTGATCTTATGCCTGGCTCGGTAGGAGCAGGCACGTTCTGGAAAGGCATGACGGACTATATTAGTGGTACCGTTGATTTGGATGGCGCACTTAAAGAAATTCAGTCAGGCTTCAATAATTAA
- a CDS encoding sugar ABC transporter permease yields MLASTPKTSKSRNVAVTLAVVLVNAILHSSIYLFLRDTNLPSVLYALLAIIWGVLGVYSIYWSFNWAVEQYPDIWKRRIQPFIFVGPAALLLGWLLLIPTLRTFYMSLMDAGTENFVGLSNYAAVFTNRLLLTALRNNLMWVVFGATACICLGLLIAVLADRSSFEKLAKGIIFMPMAISFVAAGVIWKFIYFYKPGDEQIGLLNAIVVAFGGEAQAFTSMLQPWNNLFLVAILIWMQTGFAMVLFSAALKGVPEDMLEAARIDGAGEIRIFRSIIIPAISGTILSVSTTIVVFTLKIFDVVMVMTGGQYDTEVVATQFYRQFFMYRNAGYGSTLAIVLLIAVIPVIIINLRQFRKQGGF; encoded by the coding sequence ATGCTAGCTTCCACGCCAAAAACGAGCAAATCGCGAAACGTTGCCGTTACTCTGGCTGTCGTGCTCGTCAATGCGATTTTGCACTCAAGCATTTACCTGTTTTTGCGCGATACGAATTTGCCATCTGTATTATATGCTTTGCTTGCTATCATTTGGGGAGTGCTGGGCGTTTATTCGATTTATTGGTCGTTTAACTGGGCAGTGGAGCAATATCCAGACATCTGGAAGCGGCGCATCCAGCCCTTTATTTTCGTAGGACCGGCAGCATTGCTGCTCGGATGGCTGCTGCTCATTCCAACGCTGCGCACCTTCTATATGAGCCTTATGGATGCGGGCACGGAAAATTTCGTCGGCCTCTCCAATTATGCCGCAGTTTTTACGAATCGCTTGCTGTTAACGGCGCTGCGCAACAATTTGATGTGGGTCGTTTTTGGCGCTACCGCCTGTATCTGCTTAGGGCTGCTGATTGCCGTGCTGGCTGACCGCAGCAGCTTCGAGAAGCTGGCGAAGGGCATCATCTTTATGCCCATGGCGATTTCGTTCGTTGCTGCCGGCGTCATTTGGAAATTTATTTATTTTTACAAGCCAGGAGATGAGCAAATCGGTTTGCTCAATGCGATCGTGGTCGCCTTCGGAGGGGAAGCGCAGGCTTTCACCAGCATGCTTCAGCCATGGAACAACCTTTTCCTCGTCGCCATTCTGATTTGGATGCAGACGGGATTTGCGATGGTGCTGTTCTCGGCGGCGCTCAAGGGCGTGCCAGAGGATATGCTTGAGGCGGCGCGGATTGACGGCGCGGGGGAAATTCGTATTTTTCGCAGCATCATTATTCCGGCCATTTCAGGAACGATTTTGTCGGTATCGACGACGATTGTTGTATTTACGCTGAAAATTTTCGATGTCGTCATGGTCATGACTGGCGGGCAATACGATACGGAAGTAGTGGCGACGCAGTTTTACCGCCAGTTTTTCATGTATCGCAATGCCGGATACGGCTCAACGCTGGCGATTGTGCTGCTCATCGCGGTTATCCCCGTCATCATCATTAATTTGCGGCAGTTTCGGAAGCAGGGGGGATTCTGA
- a CDS encoding carbohydrate ABC transporter permease, producing MKRTRKKTMSKTIVNVILAFICFIWLIPTAGLLVSSFRPAVDILQTGWWTVFPHRDYVTQSTIALPKETDLRQPIEVNGEVFNDDQLRSGVTAQDGSRLIWENRRARTIQVQQPDWKVNTNFTLENYNGVLTGKNFEIMQADGTLRSQKGEGLSKAFLNTMVVTIPSTIIPILIATFAAYAFAWLRFPLRRSMFVAVIMMLVVPLQVALIPILKDYTALGLNGSYLGIWIAHTGFGLPLTIYFMYTFISQLPKDLFESAFMDGASNFTIFTRLILPLSVPAIASIGIFQFLWVWNDYLVSLVFIGSQPDVQVMSMRIAAMVGSKGSDWHLLTAAAFVSMLMPLTVFFALQKYFVRGLLGGSVKG from the coding sequence ATGAAGCGGACAAGGAAAAAGACGATGTCGAAAACGATCGTCAACGTCATACTCGCTTTTATTTGCTTCATCTGGCTCATTCCAACGGCAGGCCTCTTGGTCTCCTCGTTCCGGCCTGCAGTTGATATTTTGCAAACCGGCTGGTGGACGGTATTCCCGCACCGCGATTATGTCACGCAATCGACGATTGCGCTGCCGAAGGAAACGGATTTGCGCCAGCCGATTGAGGTGAATGGCGAGGTGTTTAACGATGATCAGCTGCGCAGCGGCGTCACGGCGCAGGATGGCAGCAGGCTGATTTGGGAAAACCGCCGGGCGCGTACGATCCAGGTGCAGCAGCCGGACTGGAAGGTAAACACGAATTTTACGCTGGAAAACTACAATGGCGTGCTGACGGGCAAAAACTTTGAAATAATGCAGGCAGATGGCACGCTTAGATCGCAAAAGGGAGAAGGGCTTTCCAAAGCCTTCCTCAATACGATGGTTGTGACGATTCCATCGACGATTATTCCGATCCTGATCGCGACATTTGCCGCGTATGCTTTTGCATGGCTGCGGTTTCCGCTGCGGCGATCGATGTTTGTCGCCGTCATTATGATGCTCGTTGTGCCGCTGCAGGTTGCGCTCATCCCGATTTTGAAGGATTACACGGCACTCGGCCTCAATGGCAGCTACCTGGGCATATGGATTGCGCATACGGGCTTCGGCCTGCCGCTGACGATTTATTTTATGTATACGTTCATTAGCCAGCTGCCCAAGGATCTGTTCGAATCGGCGTTTATGGACGGAGCTTCGAACTTCACGATTTTTACACGGCTCATACTGCCATTGTCGGTTCCAGCGATTGCGTCCATTGGCATTTTCCAGTTTCTCTGGGTGTGGAACGATTATTTAGTATCCTTGGTGTTCATCGGCAGTCAGCCGGATGTGCAGGTCATGTCTATGCGAATTGCCGCAATGGTAGGGTCAAAAGGAAGCGATTGGCATCTGCTGACGGCAGCTGCATTCGTCTCGATGCTGATGCCGCTAACCGTATTTTTCGCCCTGCAAAAATATTTTGTCCGAGGCTTATTGGGCGGCTCGGTGAAAGGTTAG
- a CDS encoding Crp/Fnr family transcriptional regulator codes for MSDITFLRNFPFFEHLNDLELAAIAPLFVTRTFAKGAQLFWEQDEGDELYMIKAGAVQIYRHEEDREVILAIFHEGDYFGEMALIDSTKLRSASAKVLEKSTLYVLKREQFFGLLKENPAIAIHILSITLERLRKANELITDLTISNARTRISRLLLRLSDKYGTTIGLKLTHQQIADMTGTVRETVTKVLLEMQNEGYIRIVSKKISILDKEQLQVIGAIQLDGRLNDEGPIAREG; via the coding sequence ATGTCAGATATTACATTTTTGCGCAACTTCCCCTTTTTTGAACATTTGAATGATTTGGAGCTGGCGGCAATTGCTCCGCTGTTCGTGACGAGAACTTTTGCCAAAGGCGCCCAGCTGTTCTGGGAGCAGGATGAAGGCGATGAGCTGTATATGATTAAAGCCGGAGCGGTGCAAATTTACCGTCATGAGGAGGATCGCGAGGTTATACTCGCCATTTTCCATGAGGGGGACTATTTTGGCGAGATGGCGCTGATCGACAGCACGAAGCTGCGTTCTGCCTCGGCAAAGGTATTGGAGAAAAGCACGCTTTATGTGCTGAAGCGCGAACAGTTTTTTGGGCTGCTGAAGGAAAATCCGGCCATTGCGATTCATATTTTGAGCATTACGCTGGAGCGTCTGCGCAAAGCAAATGAGCTTATTACCGATTTGACGATTTCGAATGCGCGTACGCGCATTTCGCGGCTGCTGCTGCGGCTGTCGGATAAATACGGAACGACGATTGGGCTGAAGCTGACGCATCAGCAAATTGCCGATATGACGGGAACGGTGCGGGAGACAGTAACGAAGGTGCTGCTTGAAATGCAAAATGAAGGTTATATTCGCATTGTGAGCAAAAAAATCAGCATTTTGGACAAAGAGCAGCTGCAAGTCATCGGCGCCATCCAGCTGGATGGCCGGCTGAACGATGAGGGCCCTATCGCTCGGGAAGGATGA
- a CDS encoding AraC family transcriptional regulator yields the protein MSAYREKAIHAWTPESVRLAATPSSFAKSALFYIQEIGHFQAFAPYYTEREQLESFLLVYTLAGAGRLTYRDVTYELRPHQLFFIDCMSYQHYAADAAAGGNWELLWVHFNGSTARGYYEPFAASGSPVVTLRPECRIQACLTQLLQLNRQKSMRTELASSLLLAELLTETLLAAHEPEPLSTELPPYIAAIIEKFEQHYAQKMTLDQLARQHAVSKYHLAKQFKRYTGFSPHEYVIGIRISQAKELLKYSDQPVADIAPLVGIDNVSHFINLFKAREGVTPLAYRKQWQPASIR from the coding sequence ATGTCTGCTTATCGTGAAAAAGCCATTCATGCCTGGACGCCTGAATCCGTCCGCTTAGCCGCTACACCATCCTCATTCGCGAAATCCGCTCTTTTTTACATTCAGGAAATCGGGCACTTTCAGGCCTTTGCCCCTTACTATACCGAGCGGGAGCAGCTTGAATCGTTTCTGCTCGTCTATACTTTAGCGGGTGCAGGCCGCTTGACGTACCGTGACGTTACTTATGAGCTGCGGCCTCACCAGTTGTTTTTCATCGATTGCATGAGCTACCAGCATTATGCCGCAGATGCTGCTGCGGGCGGCAATTGGGAGCTTTTATGGGTACACTTCAACGGCAGCACCGCACGCGGCTACTATGAGCCATTTGCTGCAAGCGGCTCTCCAGTCGTTACGCTTCGGCCAGAGTGCCGCATTCAGGCTTGCCTTACGCAGTTGCTGCAACTGAATCGGCAAAAAAGCATGCGCACAGAGCTGGCCAGCTCGCTATTGCTCGCTGAGCTTCTAACCGAGACACTGCTTGCCGCGCATGAACCCGAGCCGCTGAGCACAGAGCTTCCGCCCTATATTGCGGCAATCATTGAAAAATTCGAACAGCATTATGCCCAGAAAATGACGCTCGATCAGCTCGCACGCCAGCATGCGGTGAGCAAATACCATCTTGCCAAGCAATTCAAGCGCTATACAGGCTTCTCTCCCCACGAATACGTCATTGGCATTCGTATTTCACAAGCAAAGGAGCTATTGAAGTATTCGGATCAGCCTGTAGCCGATATTGCCCCGCTCGTAGGGATCGACAACGTCAGCCATTTTATCAACCTGTTTAAGGCGAGGGAGGGTGTAACGCCGCTTGCCTACCGTAAGCAATGGCAGCCAGCATCTATCCGTTAA